AACGCGCGAATCTTGCCAGCCGAGAACGCCCGGTCGTAGTACAACTTCAGCGGCTGCCATGCCGGACCTGCGTGCGGGTATGCCTCCGGGTCGCCGGCGGCGCGGAAGGCTGCGACGGACACGACGTGGCACATGATGTGATCCGGGTGCGGATATCCACCGTTCTCGTCGTAGGTCGTCAGCACGTGCGGCCGGAAGCGCCTGATCTCGCGCACCAACGCCTCGACGGTGATGTCCTGCGGTTCAAGCGCGAAGCAGCCGCCCGGCAAAGGCGGCATGGGGTCACCTTCAGGAAGGCCAGAGTCCACAAAACCCAGCCAGTGGTGCTGAACGCCCAAGATGCGAGCGGCCTCCGCCATCTCGCGTCGGCGCACCTCAGGAAGCTCCCGCATGATTACCGGGTCGTTCTGCAAGCTGGGGTTGAGCACGTCGCCGCGCTCCCCGCCGGTGCACGAAACAACCAGCACCTCGTGGCCCTCAGCGGCATAGCGCGCGAGCGTCCCTGCACCCTTACTCGACTCGTCATCTGGGTGCGCGTGAACGGCCATTAGACGCATGCGATCGGCCACCTGTCTCCTCCTGGCTGAACCTGCCATAACTGCGCCCCGCACCAGGGCGGCACGGGGACGGGATTATTCTCTCACTGGCGTACAACGCCGCTACAACGCATCAATTCCCAGGAGCCGACGTGCCATTTCCTCGCCCCGCCCCGGAGCAACGGAAATGGTGGCTCTTCGGTGGCGTCACCATCACTATCGCCGTCCTTGTCATTGTGTGGTTCGGCCTGTCGGCCACCGCTGGCATCACATGGACCGATACCGGGCATCAGACCGTCGACGACCGAACGATCAAGGCGCGATTTGATGTCGTCGACGCCGATCGTGGGCCAGTGACCTGCACTCTGGCCGCGCTATCCGAGACCAAGGCCGTCGTGGGGAAACGTACCGTTGAGCTGCCGCCGAGTGAGTTTGAGTCCACCCGGCATACCGTGCCGGTGAAGACCGCCGAACGTGCGGTGGCGGTCCAAGTCGATGAGTGCATTCGCACCGGATCAGCAGAGCGCTAAGCGCGGCGTCCGGCCCGAGGGTCAGGTGTCATCGCGACATCGGTGCTAGAGTTGTCTATTCGCACTCGGTCTGGGTGGTCAGTCGTCTCAACGACATGGCTACACCCGGACCGCGTTGTTTGGGCCCGGTGCCGCGGCGCCGGGCTGACGTACATCCAAGGAGAGAACTGTGACCGACACTGCCAGCGCAAGCTTCCTGACCCAGGACGCCTACGACCGGCTCCACGCCGAGCTCGAAGAACTCTCTGGCCCGGGTCGCACCGAGATCTCCAAGCGCATCGAGGCTGCGCGCGAGGAAGGTGACCTCAAAGAGAACGGCGGATACCACGCCGCCAAAGAGGAGCAGGGCAAGATGGAGGCCCGCATCCGCCAGCTTCAGGAGCTCCTCCGCGACGCGACGGTGGGCGAAGCTCCGCCGGACGACGGCGTGGTCGAGCCGGGCATGGTCGTGACCGTCGAGATCTTCGGCGACACCGAAAAATTCCTGCTCGGGAGCCGCGAGATTGCCGACGACAGCGAGCTCGATGTCTACTCCGAGAAGTCCCCGCTCGGCGCCGCGATCCTCGGGAAGAGCCGGGGCGACAAGGCGTCCTACGAGGCGCCCAACGGCAAGACGGTTGACGTCAAAATCGTGGACGCCACGCCGTACTCCGGCTGACCACACATTCAACGACGCCCCGGTACCGCCCACTCGGCGGGGCCGGGGCGTCGTCGTCTCAGCGAGCGACAGCCCGCTGATAGGTGCGAATCGCCACCGGGA
The nucleotide sequence above comes from Demetria terragena DSM 11295. Encoded proteins:
- a CDS encoding DUF4307 domain-containing protein, producing MPFPRPAPEQRKWWLFGGVTITIAVLVIVWFGLSATAGITWTDTGHQTVDDRTIKARFDVVDADRGPVTCTLAALSETKAVVGKRTVELPPSEFESTRHTVPVKTAERAVAVQVDECIRTGSAER
- the greA gene encoding transcription elongation factor GreA translates to MTDTASASFLTQDAYDRLHAELEELSGPGRTEISKRIEAAREEGDLKENGGYHAAKEEQGKMEARIRQLQELLRDATVGEAPPDDGVVEPGMVVTVEIFGDTEKFLLGSREIADDSELDVYSEKSPLGAAILGKSRGDKASYEAPNGKTVDVKIVDATPYSG
- the mca gene encoding mycothiol conjugate amidase Mca: MAVHAHPDDESSKGAGTLARYAAEGHEVLVVSCTGGERGDVLNPSLQNDPVIMRELPEVRRREMAEAARILGVQHHWLGFVDSGLPEGDPMPPLPGGCFALEPQDITVEALVREIRRFRPHVLTTYDENGGYPHPDHIMCHVVSVAAFRAAGDPEAYPHAGPAWQPLKLYYDRAFSAGKIRALHQAIEDAGEESPYVDWIARLDERPDGRITTRVHVADYFEQREGALKAHATQVDPQGNFFKVSRETQAKVWPTEDFDLALSYVERPTDRDEDDLFAGLGALGDADALATGGAGDLVIDDVRERETAS